Proteins encoded by one window of Salmonirosea aquatica:
- a CDS encoding methylmalonyl-CoA mutase family protein, translating to MPKNSWQQKLEEELKGRSFAEVQHEVANHLTMAPYYVAADLAGYAVYKEIQACQRQTPGWLTLPVIDFEVPNEVNQRIRNQLQQGADGIWLDCGSTPLSHLELTKTLHTVRLTDTPVFLDSPEAAPAIISELTQGSSYYLKGGVVYDPVADWMRTGQNFSTAFDGIAQGMALTKAMREFRSYKVESHIFHEAGADVVQELAYTLASFVTYLDQLTERGVSPLLAANRFVFAISVGTDYLTEIAKLRALRYLYQKVTRAYGLPDELCQAYIQGQSSRLYQSAHSSHTNIVRQTAEAMSAVMGGCDALSILPYDAAFAEPSEFSERMARNISLVLKNESYLDKVADPAAGSYYLEILTARLAGEAWAIFLEIESKGGLPKAFEQNFIQQAIEHSWNQKVAEFQNGRVMVGVNKFQEKNEEVPLSVKIRAQNVTPHWEYGLLKARTLVEVAGTYEQ from the coding sequence TTGCCTAAGAATAGTTGGCAACAGAAGCTCGAAGAAGAATTGAAAGGCCGCTCCTTTGCCGAGGTACAGCATGAGGTTGCCAATCATCTGACGATGGCACCTTATTACGTGGCCGCTGACCTAGCTGGCTACGCGGTTTATAAGGAAATACAGGCTTGCCAACGGCAAACGCCCGGCTGGCTTACCCTACCGGTGATTGATTTCGAGGTTCCTAATGAAGTCAATCAGCGCATCAGAAATCAGTTGCAACAGGGTGCGGATGGGATTTGGCTGGATTGCGGTAGTACGCCGCTGAGCCATCTGGAACTGACTAAAACCCTGCACACAGTCCGATTGACTGATACGCCCGTTTTTCTGGATAGTCCGGAGGCTGCTCCTGCAATCATTAGTGAATTGACGCAGGGATCAAGCTACTACCTGAAAGGTGGCGTCGTTTACGATCCGGTAGCAGATTGGATGCGAACCGGACAGAATTTTTCAACGGCTTTTGATGGGATTGCTCAGGGAATGGCTTTAACGAAAGCCATGCGCGAGTTCCGATCTTATAAGGTTGAAAGTCATATTTTCCACGAAGCCGGGGCCGATGTGGTGCAGGAACTGGCATACACGCTGGCTTCTTTTGTTACGTACCTGGATCAATTGACCGAACGGGGCGTTTCGCCGCTACTGGCGGCCAACCGATTTGTTTTCGCTATTTCGGTGGGTACTGACTACCTGACCGAAATCGCAAAGCTGCGGGCGTTAAGATACCTGTACCAAAAAGTTACCCGCGCCTATGGCCTGCCCGACGAACTTTGCCAGGCATACATTCAAGGACAAAGTTCACGGTTGTACCAATCGGCTCATTCTTCGCATACCAATATTGTCCGGCAAACGGCCGAAGCCATGAGCGCGGTAATGGGAGGCTGCGACGCGCTTAGCATTTTGCCTTACGATGCTGCTTTCGCTGAGCCTTCCGAATTTTCGGAGCGTATGGCTCGGAATATTTCTTTGGTGTTAAAAAACGAAAGTTACCTAGATAAGGTAGCCGATCCGGCAGCGGGTTCCTATTACCTAGAAATCTTGACGGCCCGGTTGGCTGGGGAAGCTTGGGCAATTTTTTTGGAAATAGAGTCAAAAGGGGGCTTGCCGAAGGCATTTGAACAGAACTTCATTCAGCAGGCAATCGAGCATTCCTGGAATCAAAAAGTGGCCGAATTTCAAAACGGACGCGTGATGGTAGGGGTAAATAAATTTCAGGAAAAAAATGAAGAGGTACCCCTGTCGGTGAAAATAAGAGCGCAAAATGTTACGCCCCATTGGGAATACGGTTTACTGAAAGCAAGAACGTTGGTTGAGGTTGCAGGTACCTATGAGCAATAA
- the dnaA gene encoding chromosomal replication initiator protein DnaA yields the protein MTPDQLSFTLERVAPPREVDIVWNKCLRIIQENIPDQSFQTWFEPIRPLRLSGKVLTIQVPSQFFYEWLEDNFVHLLRDALDYAIGRDGMLEYSIIVDPGTERHQPLTVNVPTTKNPQNSRPDNFQTDPRLNSTPPKDQDSLQLDTYLNQNYSFDNFIEGDCNRLARSAGFAVAQRPGLTSFNPLMVYGGVGLGKTHLVQAIGNYIRNHFNEKVVMYVSSEKFTNQFINSIRNNVLQDFTDFYMKVDVLVIDDVQFLSGKEKTQDTFFHIFNHLHQLGKQIIMTSDRPPRELQGLQDRLLSRFKWGLTADLQTPDFETRIAIIQKKLQAEGIFIENDVIEYVAHSVNSNVRELEGVIISLMAQASLTRREIDVELAKNTLRNIVLNEEKEVTIDTIQEVVADHFEITVADMKSKSRKKESVYPRQLAMFLAKEYTDLPLKSIGYHFGGRDHSTVIHSIQSINELMGSDPDVDETVQKLRSYFK from the coding sequence ATGACACCAGATCAGCTAAGTTTCACCTTGGAAAGAGTTGCTCCTCCGCGCGAAGTGGACATTGTATGGAACAAGTGCCTTCGGATCATTCAGGAGAATATCCCGGATCAGAGCTTCCAAACATGGTTTGAGCCGATCCGTCCCCTGCGCCTAAGCGGGAAGGTGCTTACCATTCAGGTGCCGAGTCAGTTCTTTTATGAGTGGCTGGAAGATAATTTTGTTCATTTGCTGCGCGATGCACTCGATTACGCCATCGGGCGTGATGGTATGCTGGAATACTCGATTATTGTAGATCCCGGCACGGAGCGTCACCAGCCCTTGACAGTCAATGTACCGACTACCAAAAACCCTCAGAATTCAAGACCGGATAATTTCCAGACCGATCCAAGGCTTAATTCAACCCCACCCAAGGATCAGGATTCGCTCCAGCTTGACACTTACCTCAACCAGAATTATTCGTTCGACAACTTCATCGAGGGTGACTGCAACCGACTGGCCCGTTCGGCGGGCTTCGCGGTAGCGCAACGCCCTGGCCTGACTTCCTTTAATCCGCTGATGGTGTACGGAGGCGTCGGGCTGGGCAAGACCCACCTCGTGCAGGCGATCGGCAACTACATCCGCAACCATTTCAATGAGAAGGTGGTGATGTACGTTTCGTCCGAGAAATTCACCAACCAGTTCATCAATTCGATCCGAAATAATGTGTTGCAGGATTTCACGGATTTCTACATGAAAGTGGATGTCCTTGTAATCGATGACGTGCAGTTTCTGTCGGGTAAAGAAAAAACGCAGGATACTTTCTTTCATATATTCAATCACCTGCACCAGCTCGGCAAGCAGATCATCATGACCAGCGACCGTCCTCCCCGCGAACTTCAGGGCCTGCAGGACCGCCTGCTGTCGCGCTTCAAGTGGGGTCTGACCGCCGATCTGCAAACTCCTGATTTCGAAACCCGGATTGCCATTATTCAGAAAAAATTACAGGCCGAGGGCATTTTCATCGAGAATGATGTGATCGAATACGTGGCCCACAGCGTGAATTCCAACGTACGTGAACTGGAAGGTGTTATCATTTCCCTGATGGCCCAGGCTTCGCTGACGCGCCGGGAGATCGACGTGGAACTGGCCAAGAATACGCTCAGAAACATTGTCCTGAATGAAGAAAAGGAAGTGACCATCGATACCATTCAGGAAGTGGTGGCCGACCATTTTGAAATAACCGTGGCCGATATGAAAAGTAAAAGCCGCAAGAAAGAAAGTGTGTACCCGCGCCAGCTGGCCATGTTTCTGGCCAAGGAATATACTGACCTGCCTCTCAAATCCATCGGCTACCACTTTGGGGGACGCGACCATAGCACGGTAATTCACTCCATCCAGAGCATCAACGAGCTGATGGGCTCCGACCCGGACGTAGATGAAACGGTGCAAAAACTCCGCAGCTACTTCAAATAG
- a CDS encoding GNAT family N-acetyltransferase, whose translation MPLPVRTKWGMALVQQPLFCQYLGLFSREEVSESQVEFFLRSLGRHFPYISVYDFHPCHTVALRRLLPTCPDFEVLEKTTHWLNLEKSYVDLASEYTVDRTKNLKKSRKYLWEWVESDDIEPLIQLFKENHAIQIQGIHESAYVLLRTLIQLLQEKKVALIRYTYRHGKIHAGIMILENKGMGIYIFNAADAVGRKGNARTFLLDRYFQEKAGRIEAFDFESPEVPSIAQFYQSFGASQQTFISLKKNKLPFPFRQLQNIRKLLFRTFRH comes from the coding sequence ATGCCGCTCCCTGTTCGCACGAAGTGGGGCATGGCCCTCGTGCAGCAGCCGTTGTTCTGTCAGTATCTGGGATTATTTTCAAGAGAAGAGGTTTCGGAAAGTCAAGTAGAGTTTTTTCTCAGAAGCCTTGGCCGGCATTTTCCCTATATTTCGGTATATGATTTTCACCCTTGCCATACGGTGGCCCTTCGCCGGCTCCTACCTACCTGCCCAGATTTCGAGGTACTGGAAAAAACAACCCATTGGCTGAATCTGGAAAAATCCTATGTCGATCTAGCCAGTGAGTACACAGTTGATCGGACAAAAAATCTAAAAAAATCCAGGAAGTATCTTTGGGAATGGGTTGAATCAGACGATATCGAACCGCTGATCCAGCTTTTCAAAGAAAATCACGCTATCCAGATTCAAGGTATACACGAAAGTGCTTACGTACTATTACGAACTCTGATCCAACTTTTGCAGGAAAAGAAAGTAGCACTCATCCGGTATACCTATCGACACGGCAAGATTCACGCGGGCATCATGATTCTGGAAAATAAAGGAATGGGAATCTACATTTTCAATGCGGCCGATGCGGTAGGGCGCAAGGGCAATGCCCGGACTTTTTTATTGGATCGTTACTTTCAGGAAAAAGCCGGACGGATAGAAGCCTTTGATTTTGAAAGTCCTGAGGTACCTAGTATTGCTCAGTTCTACCAAAGCTTCGGTGCCAGTCAGCAGACCTTCATTTCCCTGAAAAAAAACAAGCTGCCTTTTCCATTCAGGCAGCTTCAGAACATACGAAAGTTGCTTTTCAGAACATTCCGCCATTGA
- a CDS encoding DUF3108 domain-containing protein, which produces MKHKQLIILIFAGLALGVTAFRMKDTYRQVPNSSFGTGERIEYRVHYGFINAAEAKVEVANSLVRVNNRPCYRVNVTGRTVGAFDLVSRVRDQWRSYIDTSAILPQMFQQNIEENKYRKQETLTFNHGSDVVYLDDKEEKKSFKVPDNVHDVISGYYFLRTMNFDRLSEGQLIEVPTFFSGEVYPMRVRYRGKDVIKTKFGKIRVIKLNPVMPNNKLFKGDDSVRIWVSDDENKVPVKVEVDLWIGALEMDLKSFKGLRNDFTWM; this is translated from the coding sequence ATGAAACACAAACAGCTAATCATCTTAATCTTTGCAGGCCTGGCGCTGGGCGTAACCGCCTTCCGGATGAAGGACACCTACCGTCAGGTTCCCAATAGTAGTTTTGGTACCGGCGAACGCATCGAGTACCGCGTGCATTACGGATTCATCAATGCGGCGGAAGCGAAAGTGGAGGTGGCCAATTCTTTAGTGAGGGTCAACAATCGTCCCTGCTACCGCGTGAACGTCACGGGCCGCACCGTAGGAGCTTTTGATCTGGTGTCGCGGGTGCGTGACCAATGGCGGTCCTACATCGACACGTCGGCTATTTTGCCGCAGATGTTCCAACAGAATATTGAAGAGAACAAGTACCGGAAACAGGAAACGCTGACTTTCAACCACGGTAGCGACGTAGTGTACCTGGACGACAAGGAAGAAAAAAAGTCATTCAAGGTACCTGATAATGTCCATGACGTGATCAGCGGCTACTATTTTCTGCGTACCATGAATTTTGACCGCCTGAGCGAAGGTCAGTTGATTGAGGTACCTACCTTTTTCTCAGGCGAGGTGTACCCCATGCGAGTACGGTACCGGGGTAAGGACGTAATCAAGACGAAGTTCGGGAAAATTCGGGTCATCAAGCTCAACCCGGTCATGCCTAATAACAAGCTGTTTAAAGGCGATGATTCGGTTCGTATATGGGTGTCCGACGACGAAAACAAGGTACCCGTAAAAGTGGAAGTGGATTTGTGGATCGGGGCTTTGGAAATGGATTTGAAGTCGTTTAAAGGCTTACGTAACGACTTTACCTGGATGTAG
- a CDS encoding aminopeptidase, whose product MLKTIAWGTLLVLILVGLFYRNEIRYGWWQASGQIHILRNVQDVEEVMADPAFPDSLKRRIALIQEIKKFGVDSLGLNPSKNYTTFYNQHGKPILWVVTASERYKLAAKEWKFPLVGTFPYKGFFEEEKANQQEAELIQAGYDTDINEVSAWSTLGYLKDPILSSMLYRSQGSLTNLILHELTHGTLFVKNNLELNENLASFVGDWGAIRFLTYKYGPESEELKKYEFSKKYNDAYSQHILRGGRQLDSLYATFRDQKVEVRKDTLKRNLIRQIVSSADTLLAGQVTFSKKADSTETKLPNNAYFIGYQTYKSKQNTFRKEFEQKFGGDFKKYMKYLKDKYPSL is encoded by the coding sequence ATGCTCAAAACCATTGCCTGGGGGACCTTACTGGTACTCATTCTTGTAGGCTTGTTTTATCGTAATGAAATCCGCTATGGCTGGTGGCAGGCTTCGGGGCAAATCCACATTCTCAGGAACGTCCAGGATGTGGAGGAAGTCATGGCTGATCCAGCCTTCCCCGATTCGCTCAAACGGCGCATCGCGTTAATTCAGGAAATTAAAAAGTTCGGCGTGGATTCGCTGGGGCTCAATCCTTCGAAAAACTATACGACATTCTACAATCAGCACGGTAAGCCCATTCTGTGGGTCGTGACGGCATCGGAGCGGTACAAACTGGCCGCCAAAGAATGGAAGTTTCCGCTGGTGGGTACCTTTCCCTACAAGGGGTTTTTTGAGGAGGAAAAAGCCAATCAGCAGGAGGCTGAACTGATTCAGGCGGGGTACGACACGGACATTAATGAAGTGTCGGCCTGGTCGACGCTAGGGTACCTTAAGGACCCCATTTTATCCAGCATGTTGTACCGTTCTCAGGGTAGCCTGACGAACCTGATTTTACACGAATTGACCCACGGAACGCTTTTTGTGAAAAACAATCTGGAATTGAACGAGAACCTGGCGAGCTTCGTTGGCGATTGGGGAGCGATCCGTTTTCTTACCTACAAATACGGTCCGGAATCAGAAGAATTGAAAAAATACGAATTCTCCAAAAAGTACAACGATGCCTATTCGCAGCATATCTTGCGGGGAGGTCGGCAACTGGATAGTTTGTATGCCACGTTCAGGGATCAGAAAGTGGAAGTACGGAAGGATACCCTTAAAAGGAATCTGATTCGACAGATCGTTTCCTCGGCCGATACACTACTGGCTGGTCAGGTGACGTTCAGTAAGAAAGCCGATAGCACGGAAACCAAACTGCCGAATAATGCGTATTTTATAGGGTATCAGACCTATAAGTCGAAGCAGAACACATTTCGAAAAGAGTTTGAGCAAAAATTTGGCGGGGATTTTAAAAAGTACATGAAGTATCTGAAAGATAAGTACCCATCCCTGTAA
- a CDS encoding acyl-CoA desaturase has protein sequence MEIFLFFVAHWYLSLLMQTFFLHRYAAHKMFTMSPVWEKFFYTLTWIFQGSSFLSPYAYGVMHRLHHAYADTEEDPHSPGFSSSVVDMMWKTKNYYNTILNHQDTIEPKFKRGVPHWAFMERLGDSWVSRLGWGVLYTLFYIHFATAWWMFLLLPIHYLMGPVHGVIINWYAHRYGYVNFKVDDTAKNLIPFDFLMMGESYHNNHHKFGGRANFGIKWHEFDPTYPLIRLLNALHVIKLKANNDLKYM, from the coding sequence ATGGAAATCTTCTTGTTCTTCGTTGCCCACTGGTACCTTTCTCTGCTTATGCAGACTTTTTTTCTGCATCGCTACGCCGCGCACAAAATGTTTACGATGAGTCCGGTCTGGGAAAAGTTTTTCTATACCCTTACTTGGATTTTTCAGGGATCATCGTTTCTGAGCCCTTACGCGTACGGGGTCATGCACCGGCTGCACCATGCCTATGCCGACACCGAAGAAGACCCCCATTCGCCGGGTTTCTCGAGTAGCGTAGTGGACATGATGTGGAAAACCAAAAACTACTACAACACCATTTTGAATCATCAGGATACTATTGAGCCGAAATTTAAAAGAGGGGTACCTCACTGGGCGTTTATGGAGCGGCTGGGCGACTCCTGGGTTTCGCGTTTAGGCTGGGGGGTACTTTACACACTTTTTTACATACATTTTGCCACGGCCTGGTGGATGTTCCTGTTGCTGCCTATTCACTACCTGATGGGCCCCGTGCATGGCGTGATTATCAATTGGTACGCCCACCGATATGGTTACGTGAATTTCAAGGTGGACGATACGGCGAAGAATCTGATACCCTTCGATTTCCTGATGATGGGCGAGTCCTACCACAACAACCACCACAAGTTCGGCGGCCGGGCCAATTTTGGCATCAAATGGCATGAATTCGATCCTACCTACCCGCTCATCAGGCTATTAAACGCACTACACGTGATCAAGCTGAAAGCCAATAACGACTTGAAATACATGTAA